A genomic region of Paenibacillus sp. PL2-23 contains the following coding sequences:
- a CDS encoding carbohydrate ABC transporter permease: protein MSKVIKLFFLFVYTLITGYPLVWMIISSMKTNSEFHANPWGFPEKLQLSNYVNAWENGIQNYLLNSVWITIITVIATLLAASLIAFILARRPFKGSKIVLSLFLLGMMIPIHSTLISLFVMLNKMHLLNTYGALFFPYVSFSLPVAVFLLYGFYLQLPKELDEAAYMDGCNIYSVFFKIYTPLSKPILATVAIFTALHVWNEFVYALVFISDEAMKTLPIGLLSFNEEYSIDYASLTAALVIATLPTIILYIIMQEHVTKGVAAGAVKG from the coding sequence ATGTCGAAAGTAATTAAGCTGTTTTTTTTATTCGTGTATACATTGATTACTGGCTATCCTTTAGTATGGATGATAATATCTTCTATGAAAACTAATTCTGAATTTCATGCAAACCCATGGGGATTTCCTGAAAAGCTGCAGCTATCCAATTATGTGAATGCATGGGAAAATGGCATTCAGAATTATTTGTTGAACAGTGTGTGGATTACGATTATTACTGTTATTGCCACGCTTCTAGCTGCTTCATTAATCGCATTTATTCTTGCGCGCAGACCATTTAAGGGCAGTAAGATTGTTCTCTCTTTATTTTTACTTGGTATGATGATTCCCATTCACAGTACTTTGATTTCCCTGTTTGTGATGCTAAACAAAATGCATTTGTTGAATACTTACGGGGCATTATTTTTTCCTTATGTGTCATTCTCGCTTCCGGTCGCAGTGTTCTTATTATATGGATTTTATTTGCAACTGCCCAAAGAATTAGATGAAGCCGCTTATATGGACGGCTGCAACATATATTCTGTGTTTTTCAAAATCTATACTCCCTTATCCAAACCCATATTAGCAACGGTTGCGATATTTACTGCATTACACGTGTGGAATGAATTTGTATATGCGTTGGTGTTCATTTCTGACGAAGCGATGAAAACACTTCCCATTGGATTATTATCCTTTAATGAGGAATACAGCATTGATTACGCAAGTCTCACGGCTGCATTAGTCATAGCTACATTGCCTACAATAATTCTCTACATTATCATGCAAGAACATGTGACTAAAGGTGTCGCTGCAGGTGCGGTAAAAGGCTAG
- a CDS encoding sugar ABC transporter permease, translating into MEKGVKGWINRIVFMSPAMLIYLIFMIIPIIYSFYYSIFQWDGVSDKEFIGFDNYFNLTKDAVIYKTLMNSGLLTFWALVIQLPVGLLLAVLLSRQIKRGIRFFKTVFFLPVVLSTSVVGVLWGLIYDPNVGLLNQVLSAVGLDEWTRVWLGETESALNSIIAVVSWQYIGFYMVVYYAALQNVPDDVLEAAKIDGASEYRLLFQIKIPLIWHVINFTIIYCIVNSLKYFDLIYIMTNGGPNGSSEVIASYMFKQAFRFYDFGYASTISIFLFLLGVLLAIVLNKLFRREAVEY; encoded by the coding sequence ATGGAAAAAGGAGTAAAGGGATGGATCAATCGTATTGTATTTATGTCTCCGGCTATGCTGATTTATCTTATCTTCATGATCATACCTATTATTTACAGCTTCTATTATAGTATCTTCCAATGGGACGGCGTTTCCGATAAGGAATTTATAGGTTTTGATAATTATTTTAATTTAACGAAAGATGCAGTTATATATAAGACGCTTATGAATTCAGGCTTACTGACTTTCTGGGCTCTAGTTATTCAACTGCCAGTAGGGCTGCTATTAGCAGTATTGTTAAGCAGACAGATTAAAAGAGGCATTCGTTTTTTTAAAACAGTCTTTTTCTTGCCTGTCGTTCTCTCGACTTCAGTTGTAGGTGTGCTATGGGGATTGATTTATGATCCTAATGTCGGCCTGCTTAATCAAGTGCTTAGCGCTGTAGGTTTAGATGAATGGACACGTGTATGGCTTGGCGAGACTGAGTCTGCGTTAAATTCAATCATTGCGGTTGTTAGTTGGCAATATATAGGGTTTTATATGGTCGTATATTATGCTGCACTTCAGAATGTTCCAGATGATGTGCTGGAGGCGGCCAAAATTGATGGAGCTTCTGAATACAGGTTGCTGTTCCAAATCAAGATTCCGTTAATCTGGCATGTTATTAACTTCACCATTATTTATTGTATTGTTAATTCATTAAAATATTTTGATTTGATTTATATCATGACAAATGGCGGTCCCAATGGATCCAGCGAGGTCATTGCCTCATATATGTTCAAACAAGCGTTTAGGTTTTATGATTTCGGCTATGCCAGCACGATTTCAATATTTTTATTTTTATTAGGCGTACTGCTTGCAATAGTGCTTAACAAATTATTTAGACGCGAAGCAGTAGAGTACTAG
- a CDS encoding extracellular solute-binding protein: MKKFFYVILVLSVFLVAACGNNTPSNSESSSNSNNKTENQGEEKEKIELLFWTPEAGAKKEAIQSSVDAFNASQNEIVVKAEHMDGESLKTKMKVSMASNQMPDIFHYWSGDSFKLFVDANVVADLTDHINKDESFKNSLMPGALDRSSYDGKVYGLPNAINNVILWYNKDIFAQYNLQPPTTMEELEAVVKVLKENDVTPISLAGKRRWPVLHWFSYLSNRIGGNEPFQKAIAGEGDFTQESFIQAGAKLQELVQNGSFTNGFLGVDNEAAEAEFTSGKSGMYLMGDWSLGNLKKNSNFEVGYTMFPVIDGGAGEPNHVHGGFGTGYAVSNTADLDAAYKFLAFLLGTEERTKFIETMGEPSPVKTNPSEDKLDPVSYSYLKFAGSTPTGYFPFYDQALGPKKAELLLNAVSAIAGDPSLDVKAELSKVK; the protein is encoded by the coding sequence ATGAAGAAATTTTTTTATGTCATTCTTGTGCTTTCAGTGTTCTTGGTTGCTGCATGTGGGAATAATACCCCAAGCAACAGTGAGTCATCCAGCAATTCAAACAACAAGACTGAAAATCAAGGTGAAGAAAAAGAAAAGATTGAATTGTTGTTCTGGACACCAGAGGCAGGGGCCAAAAAAGAAGCAATTCAGAGCAGCGTTGATGCGTTTAATGCCAGTCAGAATGAAATTGTTGTAAAAGCAGAGCATATGGATGGTGAATCATTAAAAACTAAAATGAAAGTGTCTATGGCTTCTAACCAAATGCCTGACATTTTTCATTATTGGTCGGGGGATTCATTTAAGCTGTTTGTTGACGCTAATGTAGTCGCTGACTTAACGGATCATATCAACAAAGATGAGTCATTTAAGAACAGCTTGATGCCAGGGGCACTGGATAGATCAAGTTACGATGGTAAGGTGTATGGTCTTCCTAACGCCATCAACAATGTCATACTCTGGTACAACAAAGATATTTTTGCTCAGTATAATCTGCAACCGCCAACTACCATGGAAGAATTAGAAGCAGTAGTTAAGGTGTTGAAAGAAAATGATGTGACCCCAATTTCATTAGCAGGTAAAAGACGTTGGCCTGTACTTCATTGGTTCTCCTATCTGTCCAATCGTATTGGAGGCAACGAGCCTTTCCAGAAGGCTATCGCTGGTGAAGGGGACTTTACCCAAGAAAGCTTTATTCAGGCAGGAGCAAAGCTTCAAGAGTTAGTTCAGAATGGCAGCTTTACAAATGGATTTTTAGGCGTGGATAACGAAGCAGCCGAAGCAGAATTTACGTCTGGAAAATCCGGCATGTACTTGATGGGTGACTGGTCTTTAGGCAACCTGAAGAAAAATTCGAATTTTGAAGTCGGTTATACGATGTTCCCTGTTATAGACGGTGGAGCTGGGGAGCCCAATCATGTGCATGGCGGTTTTGGCACCGGCTACGCTGTTTCTAATACAGCAGACTTAGATGCAGCATACAAATTTTTGGCCTTCTTATTAGGAACGGAAGAAAGAACCAAATTCATTGAAACCATGGGTGAACCTTCACCCGTTAAGACCAATCCTTCAGAGGATAAGCTTGATCCTGTATCCTATTCGTATTTGAAGTTTGCAGGTTCCACGCCTACGGGATATTTTCCGTTTTATGATCAAGCACTTGGACCTAAGAAAGCAGAATTATTATTAAATGCTGTTTCAGCTATTGCTGGGGATCCAAGCTTGGATGTGAAAGCAGAATTGTCGAAAGTAAAATAA